Proteins encoded within one genomic window of Setaria italica strain Yugu1 chromosome IV, Setaria_italica_v2.0, whole genome shotgun sequence:
- the LOC101757183 gene encoding galactan beta-1,4-galactosyltransferase GALS1 gives MKPAARKDAGAAAGVAAFGVSCFDIKSFVASLALLTLVMALWQLHPYQPLLSTSRSSSCPLLPSQPISASSRAATAAALPTANSTTADAADTKTAPSTVPAATATKPDAAVLPAARPRDPNKRDLRPYGSAAALFVQMGAYRGGPRTFAVVGLASKPAHVFGTPYFKCEWVPNLDPSSPAPPRPVRTKAYKMLPDWGYGRIYTVVVVNCTFPTNPNAGNRGGKLLVHAYYSTASRRYERFVALEEAPGSYDESRFRPPFPYEYLYCGSSLYGNLSAARMREWLAYHAHFFGPSSHFVLHDAGGVSPEVWAVLDPWRYRHAANWTFFFDVDEYIYLPDGRTLQEVLGQLERYTQFTIEQNPMSSKLCVEDPNKEYSREWGFEKLVFRNSITGVRRDRKYAIQARNAYSTGVHMSQNVIGRTSHKTERLIRYYHYHNSINIMGEPCREFVQKPTNGSKVMFEGIPYVYDDNMKRLTVEIKRFEEETIGAIHT, from the exons ATGAAGCCCGCCGCCAGgaaggacgccggcgccgccgccggcgtggccgcaTTCGGCGTCTCCTGCTTCGACATCAAGTCCTTCGTCGCCTCCCTCGCGCTGCTCACGCTCGTCATGGCGCTCTGGCAGCTCCACCCGTACCAGCCGCTCCTCTCCACCTCCCGTTCCTCCTCCTGCCCCCTCCTCCCCAGCCAGCCCATCTCAGcatcctcccgcgccgccaccgccgcagcatTGCCCACCGCCAACTccaccaccgccgacgccgctgACACCAAGACGGCCCCTTCGACCGTTCCCGCCGCCACGGCGACGAAGCCGGATGCGGCCGTGCTGCCGGCGGCCCGGCCGCGGGACCCCAACAAGCGGGACCTCCGGCCGtacggcagcgcggcggcgctaTTCGTCCAGATGGGCGCGTACCGGGGTGGGCCTCGCACCTTCGCCGTCGTCGGGCTCGCCTCCAAGCCGGCGCACGTCTTCGGCACCCCCTACTTCAAGTGCGAGTGGGTGCCCAACCTGGacccgtcgtcgccggcgccgccgcggcccgtcCGGACCAAGGCCTACAAGATGCTCCCGGACTGGGGGTACGGCCGCATCtacaccgtcgtcgtcgtcaactGCACATTCCCCACCAACCCCAACGCCGGCAACCGCGGCGGGAAGCTTCTCGTCCACGCCTACTACTCCACTGCCTCCCGCCGCTACGAGCGCTTCGTCGCGCTCGAGGAGGCGCCGGGCTCCTACGACGAGTCCCGCTTCCGGCCGCCATTCCCCTACGAGTACCTCTACTGCGGCTCCTCGCTCTACGGTAACCTCAGCGCCGCCCGCATGAGGGAGTGGCTCGCCTACCATGCCCATTTCTTTGGGCCCAGCTCGCACTTCGTGCTCCATGACGCCGGCGGCGTCAGCCCGGAGGTCTGGGCGGTGCTCGATCCATGG CGGTACCGGCACGCCGCGAATTGGACCTTCTTCTTCGACGTCGACGAGTACATCTACCTCCCCGACGGCCGGACGCTGCAGGAGGTGCTCGGGCAGCTGGAGCGCTACACGCAGTTTACCATTGAGCAGAATCCCATGTCTAGCAAGCTCTGCGTGGAGGATCCAAACAAGGAATACTCGAG GGAATGGGGTTTTGAGAAACTTGTCTTCCGTAATTCTATTACTGGAGTCAGGCGAGATCGCAAATACGCAATCCAAGCTCGGAACGCATACTCCACAGGTGTGCACATGTCGCAAAATGTAATTGGGAGGACAAGCCACAAGACGGAAAGGTTGATCCGATACTACCACTATCACAACTCGATCAACATCATGGGGGAACCCTGCAGGGAATTTGTGCAAAAACCGACTAACGGGAGCAAGGTAATGTTTGAGGGAATACCATATGTCTACGATGACAACATGAAACGTCTAACAGTGGAAATTAAGCGTTTCGAGGAAGAGACAATCGGGGCCATCCATACATAG